In Streptomyces sp. NBC_01551, one DNA window encodes the following:
- a CDS encoding TetR/AcrR family transcriptional regulator yields the protein MAQDSGAARRKTAAARGSYAVGDARRQKILDTAVEHFAQWGFHASSLARIARDCGITQGGLLHHFRGKEDLLLSVLAQSERRDVERLFGEPAESVAAYYASVVALAEDNTRRPGLVRMFHTLVGEAGNPGHPAHAYFTQRYERVLGHTVAVLEAGVARGELRPDTDCEGAGREVLAVMDGLQIQWVLAPEALDMPERLRGFLDRQLRGMSAPGRAA from the coding sequence ATGGCACAGGACAGCGGGGCGGCCCGGCGGAAGACCGCGGCGGCGCGCGGGAGCTACGCGGTGGGCGACGCCCGCCGGCAGAAGATCCTCGACACCGCCGTGGAGCACTTCGCCCAGTGGGGGTTCCACGCCTCCTCGCTGGCCCGGATCGCCCGCGACTGCGGGATCACCCAGGGCGGGCTGCTGCACCACTTCCGCGGCAAGGAGGACCTGCTGCTGTCCGTCCTGGCCCAGAGCGAGCGCCGCGACGTCGAGCGGCTGTTCGGCGAGCCGGCCGAGTCCGTCGCCGCGTACTACGCGAGCGTCGTCGCCCTCGCCGAGGACAACACCCGCCGGCCCGGCCTCGTCCGGATGTTCCACACCCTGGTCGGCGAGGCCGGCAACCCCGGCCACCCGGCGCACGCGTACTTCACACAGCGCTACGAGCGGGTCCTCGGCCACACCGTCGCCGTCCTGGAGGCGGGCGTGGCGCGGGGCGAGCTGCGCCCCGACACCGACTGCGAGGGCGCCGGCCGGGAGGTCCTCGCCGTCATGGACGGCCTCCAGATCCAGTGGGTGCTGGCCCCGGAGGCCTTGGACATGCCGGAGCGGCTGCGCGGCTTCCTGGACCGGCAGCTGCGCGGGATGTCGGCTCCGGGGCGGGCCGCCTAG
- a CDS encoding helix-turn-helix transcriptional regulator → MAKADNKATASGVTRLVARLARALREREKLTQTALGEKLGYTGSAISALETCAQPPSDEMLVALEQTIGGGLGVFEEAREWVRLEKFPQHFQDFALLEKQALTLSMFETQVISGLFQTDAYARALIAGGFPVLSDQRVEELVEVRLARKALFEREPVALIELILDEAALHRAVGSRDIMRDQYQHLAELAHRRNVTVQILPLDCGFAGEQAGLRGGGMTLIETLKHERLVYMEPQDESLLLSDLAKVSVYSQRYAKIRAQALGPRESLGLIKKLAGE, encoded by the coding sequence ATGGCGAAGGCGGACAACAAGGCGACGGCGAGCGGGGTGACCCGTCTCGTGGCCCGTCTGGCGCGCGCGTTACGGGAGAGGGAGAAGCTCACGCAGACGGCGCTGGGGGAGAAGCTGGGGTACACGGGCTCCGCGATCAGCGCGCTGGAGACGTGTGCGCAGCCTCCGAGCGACGAGATGCTGGTGGCGCTGGAGCAGACGATCGGGGGCGGTCTCGGGGTCTTCGAGGAAGCGCGGGAATGGGTGCGGCTGGAGAAGTTCCCGCAGCACTTCCAGGACTTCGCCTTGCTGGAGAAGCAAGCCCTGACGCTGTCGATGTTCGAGACCCAGGTGATCAGTGGTCTGTTTCAGACCGACGCCTATGCCCGAGCGCTGATCGCGGGTGGCTTTCCGGTGCTTTCGGACCAGCGGGTCGAGGAACTGGTCGAGGTGCGGCTGGCAAGGAAGGCTCTCTTCGAGAGGGAGCCTGTAGCGCTCATCGAGCTCATCCTGGATGAGGCCGCATTGCACCGGGCGGTTGGAAGCAGGGACATCATGCGTGATCAGTACCAACATCTGGCTGAACTCGCCCATCGTCGTAATGTCACTGTTCAGATCCTCCCCCTTGACTGCGGGTTCGCCGGAGAGCAGGCGGGTTTGCGCGGCGGAGGAATGACCCTCATCGAAACCCTCAAACATGAGCGGCTGGTCTACATGGAGCCGCAGGATGAAAGCCTGTTGCTTAGCGACCTGGCAAAGGTAAGTGTGTACTCGCAGCGATATGCGAAGATCCGCGCACAGGCCCTCGGCCCGCGTGAATCGCTGGGCCTTATCAAGAAGTTGGCAGGAGAGTAG
- a CDS encoding DUF397 domain-containing protein translates to MSGTLRWFKSSYSSDSGGQCVEVAYDWHKSSYSNDGGGACVEVATCTHAVHVRDSKDLAVPSLTLAPSVWADFTTWAAR, encoded by the coding sequence ATGAGTGGCACCCTGCGGTGGTTCAAGTCCAGCTACAGCAGCGACAGCGGCGGCCAGTGCGTCGAGGTGGCCTACGACTGGCACAAGTCGAGCTACAGCAACGATGGCGGCGGCGCGTGCGTTGAAGTTGCGACCTGCACCCACGCAGTCCACGTCCGGGACTCCAAGGACCTCGCCGTCCCGTCCCTGACCTTGGCGCCCTCGGTCTGGGCCGACTTCACCACCTGGGCCGCGCGCTAG
- a CDS encoding sulfurtransferase: protein MTGPLVGIDWLEERLGAPGLVVFDASVGAHRGADHRIPGARPFDLDGALSDHDAAAPHTMPSAAAFTEAMRELGVDDTATVVVYDGVGIYSSARAWWMLRAMGFDRAAVLDGGLPAWTAAGLPVEATGPAYEGPRGSFTARPRPGSLVDGATVEAALTDPAVAVLDARTRERFAGTAPEPRPGLRGGHMPGAVNLPFGDLQDPAGRMRPAAELRDAFAAAAGARERLVLSCGSGVTACVLALGADLAGYGDLAVYDGSWSEWGVPSALPVVTGP, encoded by the coding sequence ATGACCGGCCCGCTCGTGGGGATCGACTGGCTGGAGGAGCGCCTCGGCGCGCCCGGACTCGTGGTGTTCGACGCCTCCGTCGGCGCGCACCGCGGGGCGGACCACCGGATTCCGGGGGCCCGGCCCTTCGATCTGGACGGCGCCCTGTCCGACCACGACGCCGCCGCCCCGCACACCATGCCGTCGGCCGCCGCGTTCACCGAGGCGATGCGGGAGCTCGGTGTCGACGACACCGCCACCGTGGTCGTCTACGACGGCGTCGGCATCTACTCCAGCGCCCGCGCCTGGTGGATGCTGCGCGCCATGGGCTTCGACCGGGCCGCCGTGCTGGACGGCGGACTGCCCGCTTGGACGGCCGCCGGGCTGCCCGTCGAGGCCACCGGCCCGGCGTACGAGGGCCCGCGCGGCTCCTTCACGGCCCGCCCCCGCCCGGGATCGCTGGTGGACGGTGCCACCGTCGAGGCCGCCCTGACCGACCCGGCCGTCGCCGTCCTCGACGCCCGCACCCGCGAGCGGTTCGCCGGAACGGCTCCCGAACCCCGGCCGGGGCTGCGCGGCGGGCACATGCCGGGGGCGGTGAACCTGCCGTTCGGGGACCTCCAGGACCCGGCCGGCCGGATGCGCCCCGCCGCCGAGCTCCGCGACGCCTTCGCGGCGGCGGCCGGGGCGCGCGAGCGCCTCGTCCTCAGCTGCGGCTCCGGCGTCACGGCCTGCGTCCTCGCCCTGGGGGCCGACCTCGCGGGCTACGGCGATCTCGCCGTGTACGACGGCTCGTGGAGCGAATGGGGCGTCCCCTCGGCGCTGCCGGTGGTGACGGGCCCGTAG
- a CDS encoding DUF4097 family beta strand repeat-containing protein: protein MAYHTTSTRLLPTAVAALAAGLLLSGCSFGEGDRKTATADAEVTEAVTAVEVTGGRHGSIEVTPGKGPGVTVHRTVHYRGDARPTPGQRVSGDGVLTFSHGCTGSCYVDYRLEVPATATVRLDNSSGRISVAGVAGAELVSDSGSVRAERIAGPLKIRTSSGDITAAGLTGPSADVRSDSGDARVDFAAPPASLAARTTSGDVTLKVPSAPYRVDVSTSSGDRAVSVPTSPSAASRLSAKTTSGDVSISAP from the coding sequence ATGGCTTATCACACCACGTCAACCCGGCTCCTCCCCACGGCGGTCGCCGCGCTCGCGGCCGGGCTGCTGCTCTCCGGCTGCTCGTTCGGCGAGGGCGACCGCAAGACCGCCACCGCCGACGCCGAAGTCACCGAGGCGGTCACCGCGGTCGAGGTCACCGGGGGCCGGCACGGCTCCATCGAGGTCACCCCCGGCAAGGGGCCCGGCGTCACGGTCCACCGCACCGTCCACTACCGCGGCGACGCCCGGCCCACGCCCGGCCAGCGGGTCTCGGGCGACGGCGTGCTGACCTTCAGCCACGGCTGCACGGGCAGCTGCTACGTCGACTACCGCCTGGAGGTCCCCGCCACCGCCACGGTCCGGCTGGACAACAGCAGCGGCCGGATCTCGGTGGCCGGTGTGGCGGGAGCCGAGCTGGTCTCCGACTCCGGGTCGGTCCGGGCCGAGCGGATCGCGGGCCCGCTGAAGATCCGTACCTCCTCGGGCGACATCACGGCCGCCGGCCTGACCGGCCCGAGCGCGGACGTCCGCTCCGACTCCGGCGACGCCCGGGTGGACTTCGCCGCGCCGCCGGCCTCCCTCGCGGCGCGGACCACGTCCGGCGACGTCACCCTGAAGGTCCCCTCGGCCCCGTACCGGGTGGACGTCTCCACCAGCTCCGGCGACCGCGCCGTCTCGGTGCCGACCTCCCCCTCGGCCGCGTCCCGCCTCTCGGCGAAGACCACCTCGGGCGACGTCAGCATCTCCGCCCCGTAA
- the lon gene encoding endopeptidase La has protein sequence MASTSVTLTLPVLPLDEEVVLPGMVVPLDLSDAEVRAAVEAAQAAATSGKPRVLLVPRVDGKYAGTGVLGTVEQVGRLSDGDPGALIRGRGRVRIGAGTTGPGAALWVEGHTVEENVPDPLPGAVAELVTEYKALATSWLKKRGAWQVVDRVQQIEGVSALADNSGYSPFLTLAQKVELLETADPVARLRLAIKALSDHLAEQDVAESIAKDVQDGVDKQQREFLLRRQLEAVRKELRELNGEKDGEESDDYRARVEAADLPEKVREAALKEVEKLERSSDQSPEGSWIRTWLDTVLELPWNEHTEDEYDILGARAILDAEHAGLSDVKDRITEYLAVRKRRSERGMGVIGGRRGGAVLALVGPPGVGKTSLGESVAHAMGRKFVRVALGGVRDEAEIRGHRRTYVGALPGRIVRAIKEAGSMNPVVLLDEIDKVGSDFRGDPAAALLEVLDPAQNHTFRDHYLEVELDLSDVVFLATANVLEAIPEALADRMELVRLDGYTEDEKVVIARDHLLPRQLERAGLGADEVVLGEDALRKLAGEYTREAGVRTLERSIARLLRKVASQHELGERELPFRIGADDLRGLIGRPHHVPESAQDPAERRTAVPGVATGLAVTGAGGDVLFVEASLADPETGAAGLTLTGQLGDVMKESAQIALSFLRSHGAELELPVADLKDRGVHIHFPAGAVPKDGPSAGITMTTALASLLSGRQVRTDVAMTGEVSLTGRVLPIGGVKQKLLAAHRAGLTTVIIPKRNEADLDDVPAEVLEGLEVHPVTDVRQVLELALARAEAAFTTAA, from the coding sequence ATGGCTTCGACGTCCGTAACACTCACTCTGCCCGTGTTGCCGCTCGACGAAGAGGTCGTGCTGCCGGGGATGGTCGTTCCGCTCGACCTGTCCGATGCCGAGGTACGGGCGGCGGTGGAGGCCGCCCAGGCGGCCGCGACCAGCGGGAAACCCCGGGTGCTGCTCGTGCCGCGGGTCGACGGGAAGTACGCGGGCACCGGGGTGCTCGGGACCGTCGAGCAGGTCGGGCGGCTCTCCGACGGCGACCCCGGGGCGCTGATCCGCGGCCGCGGCCGAGTCCGGATCGGCGCCGGCACCACCGGGCCCGGCGCGGCGCTCTGGGTCGAGGGCCACACCGTCGAGGAGAACGTCCCCGACCCGCTGCCCGGGGCCGTCGCCGAGCTGGTCACCGAGTACAAGGCGCTCGCCACCAGCTGGCTCAAGAAGCGAGGCGCCTGGCAGGTCGTGGACCGGGTCCAGCAGATCGAGGGCGTGAGCGCCCTCGCCGACAACTCCGGGTACTCGCCGTTCCTGACCCTGGCCCAGAAGGTCGAGCTGCTGGAGACGGCCGACCCGGTCGCCCGCCTCCGCCTCGCCATCAAGGCGCTCAGCGACCACCTCGCCGAACAGGACGTCGCCGAGTCCATCGCCAAGGACGTCCAGGACGGCGTCGACAAGCAGCAGCGCGAGTTCCTGCTCCGCCGCCAGCTGGAGGCCGTGCGCAAGGAGCTTCGCGAGCTCAACGGCGAGAAGGACGGCGAGGAGTCCGACGACTACCGGGCCCGCGTCGAGGCCGCCGACCTGCCCGAGAAGGTACGGGAGGCCGCCCTCAAGGAGGTCGAGAAGCTGGAGCGGTCCAGCGACCAGTCCCCCGAGGGCTCCTGGATCCGGACCTGGCTGGACACGGTGCTGGAGCTGCCGTGGAACGAGCACACCGAGGACGAGTACGACATCCTCGGCGCCCGCGCGATCCTCGACGCCGAGCACGCCGGCCTGAGCGACGTGAAGGACCGCATCACCGAGTACCTGGCCGTCCGCAAGCGCCGCTCCGAGCGCGGCATGGGCGTCATCGGCGGCCGCCGCGGCGGAGCCGTGCTCGCCCTCGTCGGCCCGCCCGGCGTCGGCAAGACCTCCCTCGGGGAGTCGGTCGCGCACGCCATGGGCCGCAAGTTCGTCCGCGTCGCCCTCGGCGGCGTCCGCGACGAGGCCGAGATCCGCGGCCACCGCCGCACCTACGTCGGGGCGCTGCCCGGGCGCATCGTGCGGGCCATCAAGGAGGCCGGGTCCATGAACCCGGTCGTACTGCTCGACGAGATCGACAAGGTCGGCTCCGACTTCCGCGGCGACCCGGCGGCGGCCCTGCTGGAGGTCCTGGACCCCGCGCAGAACCACACCTTCCGGGACCACTACCTGGAGGTCGAGCTGGACCTGAGCGACGTCGTCTTCCTGGCCACGGCCAACGTCCTGGAGGCCATCCCCGAGGCGCTCGCCGACCGGATGGAACTCGTCCGCCTCGACGGCTACACCGAGGACGAGAAGGTCGTCATCGCCCGCGACCACCTGCTGCCCCGCCAGCTGGAGCGCGCCGGACTCGGCGCCGACGAGGTGGTGCTGGGGGAGGACGCGCTGCGCAAGCTGGCCGGCGAGTACACCCGCGAGGCGGGCGTGCGCACCCTGGAGCGGTCCATCGCGCGCCTGCTGCGCAAGGTGGCCTCGCAGCACGAGCTGGGCGAGCGGGAACTGCCCTTCCGGATCGGCGCCGACGACCTGCGGGGGCTCATCGGGCGGCCGCACCACGTCCCGGAGTCCGCGCAGGACCCCGCCGAGCGGCGCACGGCCGTCCCGGGCGTGGCCACCGGCCTCGCGGTGACGGGCGCCGGCGGTGACGTCCTGTTCGTCGAGGCCTCGCTCGCCGATCCCGAGACCGGCGCCGCCGGGCTCACCCTCACAGGGCAGCTCGGCGACGTGATGAAGGAGTCCGCGCAGATCGCGCTCAGCTTCCTGCGCTCCCACGGCGCGGAGCTGGAGCTCCCGGTCGCCGACCTGAAGGACCGGGGCGTGCACATCCACTTCCCGGCCGGCGCGGTGCCGAAGGACGGCCCGAGCGCGGGCATCACCATGACGACGGCGCTGGCCTCGCTGCTCTCCGGGCGGCAGGTGCGCACCGACGTCGCGATGACCGGCGAGGTCTCGCTGACCGGGCGGGTCCTGCCGATCGGCGGGGTCAAGCAGAAGCTGCTCGCCGCGCACCGCGCCGGGCTGACCACGGTGATCATCCCGAAGCGGAACGAGGCCGACCTGGACGACGTCCCGGCCGAGGTGCTGGAGGGACTGGAGGTGCACCCGGTGACGGACGTCCGCCAGGTCCTGGAACTGGCCCTGGCCCGGGCGGAGGCGGCCTTCACCACGGCCGCCTGA
- a CDS encoding MarR family winged helix-turn-helix transcriptional regulator, with amino-acid sequence MHGSEDQEFLALERELSVFLRRARASSGEMARALHPELEPAAYGLLVRLEAAGRQRATELAAYFGVGKATMSRQLRALEVLGLVAREPDPADGRAFLVGLTEEGRARFLRVRGARREQYMRKLADWDRGEVAELARLLNQLNQGAE; translated from the coding sequence GTGCACGGGAGCGAAGACCAGGAGTTCCTTGCCTTGGAGCGGGAGCTGTCCGTCTTCCTCCGGCGGGCCCGCGCCTCCTCCGGCGAGATGGCCCGCGCGCTCCACCCCGAGCTGGAGCCGGCCGCGTACGGGCTGCTCGTACGGCTGGAGGCCGCCGGGCGGCAGCGGGCCACCGAGCTCGCCGCGTACTTCGGGGTCGGCAAGGCCACGATGAGCCGCCAGCTGCGGGCCCTGGAGGTGCTGGGCCTGGTCGCCCGCGAGCCGGACCCGGCCGACGGCCGGGCCTTCCTGGTCGGGCTCACCGAGGAGGGCCGGGCCCGCTTCCTGCGGGTCCGCGGGGCCCGGCGCGAGCAGTACATGCGCAAGCTGGCCGACTGGGACCGGGGTGAAGTGGCGGAGCTGGCGAGGCTGCTGAACCAGCTGAACCAGGGCGCGGAGTAA
- a CDS encoding protein phosphatase 2C domain-containing protein, with amino-acid sequence MRIDLASAAGNPERPNEDWVSAAIPASGGGVLVLLDGVTPPRGEVGCGHGVPWFAARLGGRLTELSGSRRDMPLDRILAESIRDTANAHRQTCDLSHVRTPQATVVVVRWDEAYVEHLVLSDSVLLLQAPGGEVRAVLDDRLDRIPREVFGSVAATDALRNAEGGFFTAAADPAVASRAVTGRTPRARVRAVAALTDGASRWTDTFGEGDWAECLAVLRKEGAESLIGRVRAIESDPARPPARHKRHDDASAVFAEL; translated from the coding sequence ATGCGCATCGACCTGGCCTCCGCCGCGGGCAACCCGGAACGCCCCAATGAGGACTGGGTGTCGGCGGCGATCCCCGCCTCGGGCGGGGGCGTCCTGGTACTCCTCGACGGGGTCACCCCACCGCGCGGCGAGGTCGGCTGCGGGCACGGCGTGCCGTGGTTCGCGGCCCGGCTCGGCGGCCGATTGACCGAACTGTCCGGATCGCGGCGGGACATGCCACTGGACCGGATTCTGGCGGAGTCCATCCGGGACACGGCCAACGCGCACCGGCAAACGTGTGACCTTTCTCACGTCCGTACTCCGCAGGCGACGGTGGTCGTGGTGCGCTGGGACGAGGCGTACGTGGAGCACCTGGTGCTCTCGGACTCCGTCCTGCTGCTCCAGGCGCCCGGGGGCGAGGTGCGGGCGGTGCTGGACGACCGGCTGGACCGGATCCCGCGCGAGGTCTTCGGCTCGGTGGCGGCGACGGACGCGCTGCGCAACGCCGAGGGCGGCTTCTTCACGGCGGCCGCGGACCCCGCGGTGGCCTCCCGGGCGGTGACCGGGCGGACCCCCCGCGCGCGGGTCCGGGCGGTGGCCGCGCTCACCGACGGGGCGAGCCGGTGGACGGACACGTTCGGGGAGGGCGACTGGGCGGAGTGTCTCGCGGTGCTCCGCAAGGAGGGCGCGGAGTCCCTGATCGGCCGGGTCCGCGCGATCGAGTCCGACCCGGCGCGGCCCCCGGCCCGCCACAAGCGCCACGACGACGCCTCGGCGGTGTTCGCGGAGCTGTAG
- a CDS encoding nitrate- and nitrite sensing domain-containing protein: MRSRLVVGVAVAGLTVLAAGSPAVVSAMAELNDSQRLVTLAEQTGQTLTLAHLLGDERDAVVEYAAKGRPGAGKAAVQERVARTDRQLAEVRAEADEDLARALGRVQAVRTEAVDGKGTALAAHQAYAGVIADLLAPGDRLAELTPPRAEAALATTRPLAPLGQAVDQASATRGLLLAALAVPRGEQPPGAAVVDELTAAAQRSRVREQAALDDFNRAARPDVRQTLAATVTGPEVKTADDFLGRLTDRPTLSAADRKLDGAAVGSALTARIDRMRSVESTLAGQRATALATLRDDDVTALEALIAGLGVLFLIVVGVSTAVARSLTRPLSVLRRGAERLATPEGSVEPVRFTGRNDEFAEVVRHLNAVRDQTVSLHTRIAGLDADRRRLIGRNEALASGREALEAELKELRTGLEEHRRVMSTTSVSLSLRTLGLVERQLTVIEELESKEQDPDRLATLFKLDHLATVMRRHNENLLVLAGQEHGPGAGGAVPLVDVMRAAVSEIERYERVELAALPSFTQVAGHAADDISHVLAELLENATTFSPPEARVRVSGWLTEAGDAVLSVVDEGIGVTEDRLAALNLRLSTPEAYDEEPESEHGLGLGLYVAGRLAARHGVTAELRVARHGGTEALVVVPAPLLPTTPPASPVHTLATPGAPEWVLPGVIAEANENTLPWGRGAGTPTPTPESRTAATPSADEELLARVVPDAAPAESAEELFAAAPALDGELPSADQVFTASGLEGELPSADQVFTASGAEAVLPSADETFTVPAPEEELLARVVPDAAPAESAQEPFAVDGELPSADQVFTASGAEAVLPSADETFTVPAPEEELLARVVPDAAPAESAQELFAVDGELPSADQVFTVPGPEGELPSADEAFAASGAEAGLPSADETITDSGPEGGLPSADQVFTVPAPEEELLARVVPDAEPAGAGEGFAPAEGDVPAADQVFTVPGPEAEPSAPVVPDAGPEDGAEPAPADAAPADAAQADAAPATESAAPAGYGARGAAPFGQVPEAMRRPVPLHEAEPLSAAADGHGRAADAQGNWLPRQGSHPEEAVTDKGLPKRTPRAVAAPRVDAVRPEPPRRVDAEELRRRLGGFYQGAQDGRRVVAAELAQEHGQDTDQGDTAQEART; encoded by the coding sequence GTGCGCAGCAGGCTGGTCGTCGGCGTAGCCGTCGCCGGTCTCACCGTCCTCGCGGCAGGCAGCCCCGCCGTGGTCTCCGCCATGGCGGAACTGAACGACTCCCAGCGACTGGTCACCCTCGCGGAACAGACCGGGCAGACCCTCACCCTCGCGCACCTCCTCGGCGACGAGCGCGACGCCGTCGTCGAGTACGCGGCCAAGGGGCGCCCCGGCGCGGGCAAGGCCGCCGTCCAGGAGCGCGTCGCGCGCACCGACCGGCAGCTCGCCGAAGTGCGCGCCGAAGCCGACGAGGACCTCGCCCGCGCCCTCGGCCGGGTCCAGGCCGTCCGCACCGAGGCCGTCGACGGCAAGGGCACCGCCCTCGCCGCGCACCAGGCGTACGCGGGCGTGATCGCGGACCTCCTCGCGCCGGGCGACCGGCTCGCCGAGCTGACGCCGCCGCGCGCCGAGGCCGCCCTCGCCACCACCCGCCCGCTGGCCCCGCTCGGCCAGGCCGTGGACCAGGCCTCGGCCACCCGTGGACTGCTGCTCGCCGCGCTGGCCGTCCCCCGCGGCGAGCAGCCCCCCGGCGCGGCCGTGGTGGACGAGCTGACCGCCGCCGCCCAGCGCTCGCGCGTACGGGAGCAGGCCGCCCTCGACGACTTCAACCGGGCCGCGCGGCCCGACGTACGCCAGACCCTCGCCGCCACGGTCACCGGCCCCGAGGTCAAGACGGCCGACGACTTCCTCGGCCGCCTCACCGACCGGCCCACCCTGAGCGCGGCCGACCGCAAGCTCGACGGGGCCGCCGTCGGCTCGGCGCTCACCGCCCGGATCGACCGGATGCGGTCGGTGGAGTCCACCCTCGCCGGCCAGCGGGCCACCGCGCTCGCCACGCTGCGGGACGACGACGTGACCGCGCTGGAAGCGCTGATCGCCGGGCTCGGCGTGCTGTTCCTGATCGTCGTCGGCGTTTCGACGGCCGTCGCGCGCTCGCTGACCCGGCCGCTGTCGGTGCTCAGGCGCGGCGCGGAGCGGCTGGCGACGCCGGAGGGCTCGGTGGAGCCGGTCCGGTTCACCGGCCGCAACGACGAGTTCGCCGAGGTCGTACGCCACCTGAACGCGGTGCGGGACCAGACGGTCTCGCTGCACACCCGGATCGCCGGCCTCGACGCCGACCGCCGGCGCCTCATCGGCCGCAACGAGGCGCTGGCCTCGGGCCGCGAAGCGCTGGAAGCCGAGCTGAAGGAGCTGCGGACCGGGCTGGAGGAGCACCGCCGGGTCATGTCGACGACCTCGGTGTCGCTGTCGCTGCGCACCCTGGGCCTGGTGGAACGCCAGCTGACGGTGATCGAGGAGCTGGAGTCCAAGGAGCAGGACCCGGACCGGCTGGCGACGCTGTTCAAGCTGGACCACCTGGCGACGGTGATGCGCCGCCACAACGAGAACCTGCTGGTCCTGGCCGGGCAGGAGCACGGCCCGGGCGCGGGCGGCGCGGTGCCGCTGGTGGACGTCATGCGGGCGGCGGTCAGCGAGATCGAGCGCTACGAGCGGGTCGAGCTGGCTGCGCTGCCGTCGTTCACCCAGGTCGCGGGGCATGCCGCCGACGACATCTCGCACGTGCTGGCGGAGCTGCTGGAGAACGCGACGACCTTCTCGCCGCCGGAGGCCCGGGTACGGGTGTCCGGGTGGCTGACGGAGGCCGGGGACGCGGTGCTGTCGGTGGTGGACGAGGGCATCGGCGTCACCGAGGACCGCCTGGCGGCGCTGAACCTGCGCCTGTCGACGCCGGAGGCGTACGACGAAGAGCCGGAGTCGGAACACGGCCTGGGCCTCGGCCTGTACGTGGCCGGCCGGCTCGCGGCGCGGCACGGCGTCACCGCGGAGCTGCGGGTGGCGCGGCACGGCGGCACGGAGGCCCTGGTCGTCGTCCCGGCGCCCCTCCTCCCGACGACCCCGCCGGCCTCGCCGGTCCACACCCTGGCCACGCCGGGCGCGCCGGAGTGGGTGCTGCCGGGCGTCATCGCGGAGGCGAACGAGAACACCCTGCCGTGGGGCCGCGGAGCCGGCACCCCGACCCCGACCCCGGAATCCCGAACCGCCGCCACGCCGTCGGCGGACGAGGAGCTGCTGGCCCGGGTGGTCCCGGACGCGGCCCCCGCCGAGTCGGCGGAGGAGTTGTTCGCGGCCGCCCCTGCCTTGGACGGCGAGCTGCCGTCTGCCGACCAGGTCTTCACGGCCTCCGGTCTGGAGGGCGAGCTGCCGTCTGCGGACCAGGTGTTCACTGCGTCCGGCGCGGAAGCGGTCCTGCCGTCGGCGGACGAGACCTTCACGGTTCCGGCCCCGGAGGAGGAGTTGCTGGCCCGGGTGGTCCCGGACGCGGCTCCTGCCGAGTCGGCGCAGGAGCCGTTCGCCGTGGACGGCGAGCTGCCGTCTGCGGACCAGGTGTTCACTGCGTCCGGCGCGGAAGCGGTCCTGCCGTCGGCGGACGAGACCTTCACGGTTCCGGCCCCGGAGGAGGAGTTGCTGGCCCGGGTGGTCCCGGACGCGGCTCCTGCCGAGTCGGCGCAGGAGCTGTTCGCCGTGGACGGCGAGCTGCCGTCGGCGGACCAGGTGTTCACGGTTCCCGGTCCGGAGGGCGAGCTGCCGTCTGCGGACGAGGCGTTCGCCGCGTCCGGTGCGGAAGCGGGTTTGCCTTCGGCGGACGAGACCATCACCGACTCCGGACCGGAGGGCGGCCTGCCGTCCGCCGACCAGGTGTTCACGGTTCCGGCCCCGGAAGAGGAACTGCTGGCCCGGGTCGTTCCGGACGCGGAGCCGGCGGGCGCCGGTGAGGGGTTCGCCCCTGCGGAAGGTGACGTGCCGGCTGCGGACCAGGTGTTCACCGTGCCCGGACCGGAGGCCGAGCCGTCGGCTCCGGTGGTTCCGGACGCGGGCCCGGAGGACGGCGCGGAGCCGGCCCCGGCAGACGCGGCCCCGGCAGACGCGGCGCAGGCAGACGCGGCGCCGGCGACGGAATCGGCAGCGCCCGCCGGGTACGGGGCGCGGGGAGCGGCCCCGTTCGGGCAGGTGCCCGAGGCGATGCGCCGGCCCGTGCCGTTGCACGAGGCCGAGCCGCTGTCCGCCGCCGCCGACGGACACGGGCGCGCCGCCGATGCCCAGGGGAACTGGCTGCCCCGCCAGGGCAGTCACCCCGAAGAGGCCGTCACCGACAAGGGCCTGCCCAAGCGCACCCCCCGCGCCGTGGCGGCCCCGCGCGTGGACGCCGTGAGACCCGAGCCGCCGCGCCGCGTCGACGCGGAGGAACTGCGGCGCCGGCTCGGCGGGTTCTACCAGGGGGCCCAGGACGGCCGCCGCGTCGTCGCCGCCGAGCTCGCCCAGGAACACGGGCAAGACACCGACCAGGGGGACACCGCACAGGAGGCACGCACATGA